The Nitrospira sp. genome window below encodes:
- a CDS encoding DUF3309 domain-containing protein, translated as MNRMLIVGMGLLLLFVLPLWPYSVSWGYLPSGALGFLLLVLTIQTLFGRLGQSPAGKP; from the coding sequence ATGAATAGGATGTTGATCGTGGGAATGGGGTTGTTGCTTCTTTTTGTACTTCCGCTCTGGCCGTACAGCGTCAGCTGGGGATATCTCCCCAGCGGCGCGCTTGGCTTTCTCCTGTTGGTTCTGACTATTCAGACCCTCTTTGGCCGGTTGGGACAGTCGCCAGCTGGAAAACCCTAA
- a CDS encoding ABC transporter substrate-binding protein, with the protein MSQRSNGHAHPSSISSKIRLGMTWAVMGAMVALMMLTGTTMASAEQTATESVKNTIDEVIHILTSEELNQPDRSMERRQKIEQVIRQRVNYADMAKRALGRHWIELSDTERQEFVALFIQLLRDTFACRIDNYVDEQVLYLSERQEGNFAEVRAKLSGPKAETLLDFQLADEFGRWYVHDVVIDGVGIVSNYHAQFISILRDHSYAGLTTKMKEKTLVVKAFETTMAP; encoded by the coding sequence ATGAGCCAGAGATCCAACGGTCACGCTCATCCGAGTTCGATCAGTTCCAAAATTCGTCTTGGTATGACCTGGGCCGTGATGGGAGCCATGGTTGCGCTGATGATGCTGACAGGGACGACCATGGCTTCAGCCGAGCAAACCGCTACCGAATCGGTAAAAAACACCATCGATGAGGTGATTCACATTCTCACCAGTGAAGAGTTGAATCAGCCGGACCGCTCGATGGAACGACGTCAGAAGATTGAACAAGTCATCAGGCAGCGGGTGAACTACGCAGATATGGCCAAACGGGCTCTCGGCCGGCACTGGATAGAACTGTCAGATACGGAGCGGCAGGAATTTGTTGCACTCTTCATTCAGTTGCTCCGAGACACGTTTGCCTGTCGAATTGACAACTACGTCGACGAGCAGGTGCTTTACCTGTCTGAACGGCAGGAAGGGAACTTTGCCGAGGTGAGGGCGAAGCTCTCAGGTCCTAAGGCGGAGACCCTTCTCGATTTTCAGCTGGCCGACGAGTTCGGCCGTTGGTATGTGCATGATGTGGTTATTGATGGCGTAGGCATTGTGAGCAATTACCATGCGCAGTTCATCAGCATACTCCGCGACCATTCCTACGCAGGTTTGACGACCAAGATGAAAGAGAAGACTCTCGTGGTAAAGGCGTTTGAAACGACCATGGCTCCGTAG
- a CDS encoding helix-hairpin-helix domain-containing protein, with the protein MAMIDINVGRFNQLKTLNGVGGTYAKRIIEGRPYQRTDELVTKNILPQRNYDRLKEHIMTRPK; encoded by the coding sequence ATGGCTATGATCGACATTAACGTCGGGAGATTCAACCAGCTCAAGACTCTGAACGGAGTCGGAGGCACCTATGCCAAGAGGATCATAGAGGGCCGGCCCTATCAGCGAACGGATGAGCTGGTGACGAAAAACATTCTTCCGCAAAGGAACTACGACAGGCTCAAGGAGCACATTATGACGAGGCCGAAATAG
- a CDS encoding YtxH domain-containing protein has product MDKEECVMTDNRGCSSGAVGLVFVAGGLLGAAVALLLAPQSGRQSREQLQGYARRAEEGVQEWADKTTEGVEQVLSKGREFIKDKQTIVTEAVEVGRAAMHRERERLSGEKKG; this is encoded by the coding sequence ATGGACAAAGAAGAATGCGTAATGACGGATAACCGAGGGTGTTCATCCGGGGCAGTGGGGCTGGTTTTTGTGGCCGGAGGGTTGCTGGGAGCCGCAGTGGCGTTGTTGCTGGCCCCACAGTCTGGCCGTCAGTCGCGGGAGCAATTGCAAGGGTATGCGCGACGAGCAGAAGAAGGGGTGCAGGAGTGGGCCGACAAGACCACCGAAGGGGTGGAGCAGGTGTTGAGTAAGGGGCGAGAGTTCATCAAAGACAAGCAGACGATCGTCACCGAGGCGGTCGAGGTCGGACGTGCCGCTATGCACAGGGAGCGTGAGCGGTTGTCTGGCGAGAAGAAGGGGTGA